The uncultured Carboxylicivirga sp. genomic interval TTTTTCATAATTGGCTTTTATTATTAGGATATTACTTTAAAGAAGGCTGGAGCAAAACTCCAACCTATAACTTTCCTAGCAATTACTCACCAATTTCAGCTTCGATTAAAGCTTTAAGATTTGCTGCTTCAGCTTTTTGTGCTGCAAGCTCAACTTCTAAAGAAGCAATTTTATCTTTTGTATAAGCTACAACAGCTTCGTAATCTGAACCTTCTGCGTTCAAGAATGCAATATCATCTTTAGTATTTGCAATTACATCTTCCATAAATTCAATTCTATCTTGAATAGCGGTATAAGTATCTTCCAAATCTTCAGCATATGCATCAGCAAGGTCTTTATCAGCAGAAATTAAAGATTTTTCTTTAGTAAGAGCTGTATATTCATCATCCACTTTATTGTAAGCTTCTAAAGCAGCCTCATGAGCATCTTTAGCCGTAAAATAAGCTGTACGTAATGCTTCAATACCTTCTGCAACTGAATTTCCACCAATCAATGATTTATAATAAGCAACAACAGCTTCAACAGTTGCTTTATCAACACGAGCTTCCGCAACTTGGTCATCAGAATATACATCACCATCATTTGCAATGATTGTAGCGTAGAATGCAATAGAATTATAATAACCGGCTGAAGACACTAACTCTCTGTCAACTGCTTTAATAATATCGCTTTCAATAGAAGCACCTTCAGTTTCATCACCTTCGAAAGCGTCTATATCACTTTTAAGTTCTAAAGCATCAGCATATACATCTCCAGCCTCGCTAAATGCAGTATTTGCATCTGTTAAAACATTATTAGCAGCTACTCTCTCTGTATTTTTGGCAGTTACTTCTTCTTGTTTTTCGTTCAATTTGATCTCAAGATTTTCAACTACTAAACGAGCGTCAGCCAAAGCTGTTTCACGATCTGTTTGACCATTAGCAATTGCTTTGTATTTTGCCAAATAACCTTCTTGAAGAGCTAATAACGCTTGAGTTCTTTCTAATTCAAGAGTTTTATCAGCTACATTATAACCCTCACTACCAACAAGTTCTAATTTAGCTAATTTCAAGTTTTCACTAGCAAGATTTTGTTGTAAACTGTAGATTTTACTACTCAAGGTATTATAAGCAGTTAAATATGCAGCCAATTCAGGATTAGATGTTGCATATTGTGCCATTTGAGTTTCGTATGCACGTTTTGCTGATTCTAATTGTTGCTTAGCTAAATACATTTGAGCTTCTGCTTGTAAAGCATATGTATCAAGATTTGTTTGAGCTTGTAACTTTTGTAGTTCAATATTAGCTAATGTTACTTCCAATTCAGCTGTTAAACGAACTAGTTCAATTGAATCTTTTGAAGCTTGAATTTGATTACGCAATTCCTGAGCTTCATTTGCTAATTTTTGAGACTCTACCGATGCCAATTGAGCTTCTGTCTGAGCGTTTTTATAAGCTGTTTCTGCATTACGGTAAGCTACATCAGCCGCAGTCATAGCTGTTTCTCTTGCTGCTTGTGCTTTAATATACTCTGCTTGAGCTTCACGAATAGCTTTTACACCATCAGCTTCTTCGTTTTTAACACAACTAGTAAATGCTAAAGCAGCACCTAATGATACTACTGCAATACTTTTTCCAAATTTAATTGTTTTCATCTTAAAAAGATTTGTTTAGATTATTAAGTAAAATAAAAATCGATCGCAAAACTAATTTCCATAACGTAATAGTCATACTAGCTTTGACAAACAATTCTTTTTTATTGATGAATGAATACCTAAAAACAACAAGGACTTTCAAAAATATGTTAGGTTAATATTATTTAAAATAAACTTAAAATAGAAATAAACACACCAAAACAAACACCATACAACACTCTATATATGCATATTAAACACATACAAAATTAACAAATACAATTAAAGATTATTTTATTTTACAAATCATAATGATACATTATTAACTACTATTCCCAATAACATACGACTAATAATAAATAATCCCACAATATACTTACATATTTATAAATATAGACATATACAAAAATACTCCACAATAGACTAACTAGTCTACTATGGAGTATTAACATTACATTTTGAAAAGCAAAGCCTACTCTTCTATCCTAATATCCTCATTTGCGGTATTATAAACAGCAGCTTCATCAAACGAAGTCATTTTATTAAGCATGGCAACCGAACCTTTAATTACCGAATAAGCAACTGCAGAACCAGTTCCCTCACCTAAGCGGAAGCCTAAATCTAAAATGGCTTTTCCACCTAGATAATCGACCATTCTCTTGTGTCCTTGCTCTTGCGATTGATGTGAAAAGAATGCATAATCAACCACTTTAGGATTAATAAAATTAGCAACTAACAATGCCGAAGTAGTAATAAATCCATCAGTAATAATAATCATTTGTCGAGCAGCCGCTTCAAGCATTCCACCTGCAATGGTTGCAATTTCTAATCCACCAAAACGAGCTAAATTTTCAACCGGATCATTAGAAATTCCATGTTTCTCTATTGCATCCTTCAACACTTTGGTTTTATGCTTAACGCCCTCTTTATTTAAACCCGAACCTGGCCCCACACAAGTTTCGAGATCAATACCTGTTAATACGGTCATAAGAGCTGATGCAGGAGATGTATTACCAATTCCCATCTCACCAAAACCGACCACATTCGATCCTTGTTCATGCAATTCAGCTACAATTTTACGCCCATTTTCAAGTGCTTTCAAGCACTCCTCTTGCGTCATTGCATGCTCTTTTAAAAAGTTACGGGTTCCTTTTCTAACTTTAGCATCAATCAGTTTTGGATGCGATTTAAAATCATAACTTACTCCAGCATCTACCACACGTAAATCAAAACCATACTCCTGACTAAATAAGCCGATTCCTCCGCCACCATTTAAAAAATTAAGACACTGCTGCCAAGTAATTTCAATTGGACACGGACTTACTCCCTCTTCGCAAATCTGATGATCGGATGCAACCGTTAACATTACTGGTTTCTTCAACTCAGGCGTTAAAGTTCCTTGAATCAAGGCAACCTGAAGAGCAATTTCTTCCATGCGCCCTAACGAACCAATTGGTTTTGCTTTCTGATCAATTTTGTATTGAATTTCTTCCTTTAATTGATTGTGTAACGATGGAATTTCAATGGTAAATGACACTTTATTATTCTTTAAAGGTTAATAATTTGAAGTAGAATGGCTATCATAATCGACAACAAACACACTGTATGATTAATACGAGCCGTTATATTGATATCCTTTGATATCAGCTCGCGATGATTTTTTCCAATAAAAGGTTTATCTACCATTTTTCCGTGATAGACATTAGGTCCACCAAAGCGAACATCTAAAATACCCGCCAAGGCAGATTCGGGATAACCCGCATTTGGGCTACTATGCTTTCGTCCAAATAAGTACATATATTTAAAAGCACGGATAGATAAATTAGCCAATGCCATTAATATACCGGTTAATCGTGCTGGAATAAAATTGACAACATCATCAAGCCGGGCTGCAAATCGTCCAAAATACAGGTAACGATCACTTTTATATCCAATCATCGAATCCAATGTATTAATCATTTTATAGCCCATCATCCCAGGAATTCCAGCAATGACAAACCAAAAAATGGGAGCTACCACTCCATCGCTCAAGTTTTCGGCCATTGTTTCCAAAACAGCGGTCCTGATTTGTTGATCGGTAAGCTGAGAAGTATCTCGACCAACAATTCGCGACAATTGCTTTCGTCCTGCTTCGAGCCCTTGATAATCAAGAACTTTAAAAACCATCCTCCCTTCATGAATCAATGTACGGTTAGCAATACCATAAAAGAAGAATATTGCCACAAAAAGAGCATATCCAATAGAACTGTATTGAATTAGTACGAATTGAAGTCCTCCAAATATAAGTGTAACTAGCAACAACAATAATAAAGTAGAAACCATCCCTTTTACAAAACACTTTTGGCCTTTGTTCAATTTCTTTTCGAGATATGATATAGACTTACCGAAATATACAATTGGATGTGGCAACCAAACAGGATCGCCCAACAGTAAATCAAGCAGATAAGCAAGTAATATAGCGAATATAACCAAATATGAATCCATTAGGAATGAATACTTTTAATGGACGAAAAACACATTTTCAATCCAGATATCAACAACTGATTTTTATGGGGAGTTTGAACTGCCACACGAATATGAAATGGTGTTAAGGTTCGAAAATTAGAGGCATCGCGCACCAAAACTCCAACTTCATTTACCAGATAATCTTTTACCGTAGAAGCTTCAATAGGTGTTTTAACCAAAAAATACCCAGTGCTCGACTCCTGCACCTCACATCCTAATGCCTGTAACCCTTGTGATAATTGGCGAGCT includes:
- the cobT gene encoding nicotinate-nucleotide--dimethylbenzimidazole phosphoribosyltransferase; translated protein: MSFTIEIPSLHNQLKEEIQYKIDQKAKPIGSLGRMEEIALQVALIQGTLTPELKKPVMLTVASDHQICEEGVSPCPIEITWQQCLNFLNGGGGIGLFSQEYGFDLRVVDAGVSYDFKSHPKLIDAKVRKGTRNFLKEHAMTQEECLKALENGRKIVAELHEQGSNVVGFGEMGIGNTSPASALMTVLTGIDLETCVGPGSGLNKEGVKHKTKVLKDAIEKHGISNDPVENLARFGGLEIATIAGGMLEAAARQMIIITDGFITTSALLVANFINPKVVDYAFFSHQSQEQGHKRMVDYLGGKAILDLGFRLGEGTGSAVAYSVIKGSVAMLNKMTSFDEAAVYNTANEDIRIEE
- the cbiB gene encoding adenosylcobinamide-phosphate synthase CbiB; its protein translation is MDSYLVIFAILLAYLLDLLLGDPVWLPHPIVYFGKSISYLEKKLNKGQKCFVKGMVSTLLLLLLVTLIFGGLQFVLIQYSSIGYALFVAIFFFYGIANRTLIHEGRMVFKVLDYQGLEAGRKQLSRIVGRDTSQLTDQQIRTAVLETMAENLSDGVVAPIFWFVIAGIPGMMGYKMINTLDSMIGYKSDRYLYFGRFAARLDDVVNFIPARLTGILMALANLSIRAFKYMYLFGRKHSSPNAGYPESALAGILDVRFGGPNVYHGKMVDKPFIGKNHRELISKDINITARINHTVCLLSIMIAILLQIINL